In the Paenibacillus sp. FSL H7-0357 genome, one interval contains:
- a CDS encoding pectinacetylesterase family protein, with translation MRRIGKITMFTGIGLLSLILIAVLAISAFVIKRPVTTTSELAEVKPYKWNKVKLDGNVISSDGSEYFLWNKKGENNNWIIFFSGGGASWDAKSAEHPIKIMNFIKGGDTGNYFPNIPFYMLSLLRGMMDTDNPDNPFNGWNVVYLPYSTGDFHIGKHNAEYKKEDGTPFTMRYNGSNNVRSSLDWIYANVDKPDKLLIAGESAGGFGSAFWAEEISSHYKDSKIYQYSDSSFLKSDKWPKVVDQEWHADFTKTFGYPAEADIIGAAFKANGHLLPPNAVLLQSYSLFDEILIHFQNNINDYKGPQDQKKINEWSQQMRASVRSLDAALPNYYYYLTDYGLDAEKGTTQHTFATRETFFQAEQDGVTLLKWLGDAVNHQKPYSVGSKFLEK, from the coding sequence ATGAGAAGAATAGGGAAAATCACGATGTTCACAGGAATTGGATTGTTGAGTCTTATTTTGATAGCCGTTCTTGCGATCAGCGCTTTTGTAATCAAGAGACCTGTGACCACAACCTCCGAACTGGCAGAAGTGAAGCCTTACAAGTGGAATAAAGTCAAGCTGGACGGAAATGTCATCTCTAGTGATGGTTCAGAGTATTTTCTATGGAATAAAAAAGGGGAAAACAATAACTGGATTATCTTCTTTTCCGGAGGCGGGGCCAGTTGGGATGCCAAAAGCGCCGAGCATCCGATCAAGATCATGAATTTCATTAAGGGCGGGGATACAGGCAATTATTTTCCCAACATCCCCTTCTATATGCTCTCCTTGCTGAGAGGCATGATGGACACGGATAACCCTGACAACCCCTTCAACGGCTGGAATGTTGTATATCTGCCTTATTCGACCGGTGACTTCCATATCGGCAAGCACAATGCGGAATATAAGAAGGAAGACGGCACCCCCTTCACTATGCGCTATAACGGCAGCAATAACGTGCGGAGCAGCCTCGACTGGATTTATGCTAATGTGGATAAGCCCGACAAGCTGCTCATCGCAGGCGAAAGTGCCGGCGGGTTCGGCTCCGCCTTCTGGGCGGAGGAGATTTCCAGTCATTATAAGGACTCCAAAATTTATCAATATTCCGACAGCTCCTTCCTGAAATCGGACAAATGGCCGAAGGTTGTGGATCAGGAATGGCACGCTGACTTTACCAAGACATTTGGGTATCCCGCCGAAGCGGATATCATCGGGGCAGCCTTTAAAGCCAACGGACATCTCCTGCCGCCCAATGCCGTACTATTACAATCCTACTCGTTATTTGACGAGATCCTGATTCACTTTCAGAACAACATCAATGATTATAAAGGGCCACAGGACCAGAAGAAGATCAACGAATGGTCACAGCAAATGCGGGCATCCGTGCGTTCTTTGGACGCCGCGTTACCAAATTATTATTATTATCTGACGGACTATGGACTGGATGCTGAGAAGGGCACAACCCAGCACACATTTGCAACGCGAGAAACTTTTTTTCAAGCAGAACAGGATGGAGTTACACTGCTGAAATGGCTGGGGGATGCGGTTAACCATCAGAAGCCCTATTCGGTGGGCAGCAAGTTCCTTGAGAAGTAA
- a CDS encoding TetR/AcrR family transcriptional regulator: MKLREKQMQMTREMIKDTALNLFCTQGIERTDMAQIAEEAGVSRRTLYHHYKDKEELAAQIYVENLERMFGQLLFDFSFEQPEESLEIILDKYLALREHQESLIYYDAIFGVYYSTLSKNPAELPDFKQAMQGWYTRLVQLDTVPVAPGEKTRWMDILLKSTHLYFMYLQKAVIIAHQRGGEVTEEDKANDRQFKDFIMLGVRHPHHHKTP; encoded by the coding sequence ATGAAGCTGCGTGAAAAGCAGATGCAAATGACGCGGGAGATGATTAAGGATACAGCGCTGAACCTATTCTGTACGCAAGGCATTGAGCGTACCGATATGGCTCAGATTGCAGAAGAAGCCGGTGTCTCCCGGCGTACTTTGTATCATCATTATAAGGACAAGGAAGAATTAGCCGCCCAGATCTATGTTGAGAATCTGGAGCGGATGTTCGGACAGCTGCTGTTTGACTTTAGTTTCGAGCAGCCCGAAGAATCCCTGGAGATTATTCTGGACAAGTATTTGGCGCTTAGGGAGCATCAGGAGTCGTTGATCTATTACGATGCCATTTTTGGCGTCTACTATAGCACTCTGTCCAAGAATCCCGCTGAACTGCCTGATTTCAAGCAAGCGATGCAGGGGTGGTACACGCGCCTAGTGCAATTGGACACCGTACCGGTAGCTCCCGGGGAAAAAACAAGGTGGATGGACATTCTGCTGAAGTCCACCCACCTGTATTTCATGTATTTGCAAAAAGCCGTAATTATTGCCCACCAACGCGGCGGAGAAGTCACAGAAGAAGACAAGGCTAACGATCGCCAGTTCAAAGATTTCATCATGTTGGGCGTGCGGCATCCCCACCATCACAAAACCCCTTAA
- a CDS encoding 6-phospho-beta-glucosidase: MGKSLKVVVIGGGSSYTPEIIEGFILNFDSFPVREIVLVDIPEGQGKLKIVGNLAQRMIEKSGLPITVEQTLNRREALVGADFVTTQMRVGLLKARIWDETIPLKYGIIGQETTGPGGMMKALRTIPVLLDICRDIEEICPEAWMLNFTNPAGMVTEAILKHTKVKSIGLCNSPIAAYKWLSQLYETPARDIYCEFVGLNHLHWITQVHIKGEDKLQELLDNRDGYSAKNVPQFQWNASFISSLRAIPSYYLKYFYLTRELLEEQQHALEHEGTRAEVVKRLEDELFELYLDPNLSEKPKQLEKRGGAYYSEAAVLLMKSIYNDTRDIQTLNVRNQGVLDFLPADASIEVNCVVTSQGPIPLPVSRVPVAAKGLIHAVKTYEQLAIEAAVTGDRGLALQALANHPLVDSVNAAEQMLEEMLLKNKDYLPLFFKD, from the coding sequence ATGGGTAAAAGCTTAAAGGTCGTTGTGATTGGCGGCGGTTCTTCCTATACGCCGGAGATTATCGAAGGGTTTATTCTCAATTTTGATAGCTTTCCTGTCCGTGAAATTGTGCTGGTGGATATCCCCGAAGGACAGGGAAAGTTAAAGATTGTTGGCAATCTGGCGCAGCGGATGATTGAGAAGTCGGGTCTGCCCATTACGGTAGAGCAGACGCTGAACAGACGCGAAGCTTTGGTGGGAGCGGACTTTGTGACCACCCAGATGCGGGTAGGTCTGCTCAAAGCACGGATTTGGGATGAGACCATCCCGCTGAAGTACGGGATCATCGGCCAGGAGACGACCGGACCGGGTGGCATGATGAAGGCGCTGCGGACGATTCCGGTGCTGCTGGACATTTGCCGGGATATTGAGGAGATTTGCCCGGAGGCCTGGATGTTGAATTTTACGAATCCGGCAGGGATGGTTACCGAGGCCATTCTGAAGCATACCAAGGTCAAATCCATCGGGCTCTGCAATTCACCGATTGCTGCTTATAAGTGGTTGTCGCAGTTGTATGAGACGCCAGCCAGAGACATTTACTGCGAATTTGTAGGCCTCAACCACCTGCACTGGATTACTCAGGTACACATTAAAGGAGAGGATAAGCTGCAGGAGCTACTGGATAACCGCGACGGTTATTCTGCCAAGAACGTACCTCAATTCCAATGGAACGCCAGCTTTATCTCATCGCTCCGGGCCATTCCATCCTATTACTTAAAATATTTCTATCTGACCAGGGAACTGCTGGAGGAGCAGCAGCATGCCCTGGAGCATGAAGGAACCCGGGCCGAGGTGGTTAAGCGGCTGGAGGATGAATTGTTCGAGCTATATCTGGACCCCAATCTGTCTGAGAAACCTAAGCAGCTGGAGAAAAGAGGCGGGGCGTACTACTCGGAAGCCGCAGTGCTATTGATGAAATCCATTTACAATGATACTCGCGATATTCAGACTCTCAATGTGCGCAATCAGGGAGTATTGGATTTCCTCCCGGCGGATGCATCTATTGAAGTGAACTGTGTCGTCACTAGCCAAGGGCCGATTCCACTGCCTGTATCACGGGTGCCTGTGGCTGCCAAAGGGCTGATTCATGCGGTGAAAACCTATGAGCAGCTTGCGATTGAAGCTGCTGTTACCGGAGACAGAGGGCTGGCTCTGCAGGCTTTAGCGAACCATCCCTTGGTAGATTCCGTTAATGCAGCGGAGCAGATGCTTGAAGAAATGCTGCTCAAGAACAAGGACTATTTACCGTTATTCTTTAAAGATTGA
- a CDS encoding extracellular solute-binding protein: MVKLRRSMFMLLTTALMVMPMLAACSSNNTNSTNKPSGETSTGNNKEGGFALGDKPLEFSFYGHYDWYSMPAWGEDPATKWIKDTKKVNVVPINSGGNAKQKLNTMIASGDLPDVMWMERGSDIEKLRANGLLVPLDDYLDKYPNLKKWAGESTLNMLRSSDGKLYQFPNWYTSQPNGNAGYMVNKKIYEELGSPSLETTEDLYQYLKQVKEKYPNVIPLEVGQADGIEILTSAFAENRPYRFNSIMAVPQGNELTSIFKDPVYRESMQYSSKLMRERLMTQDAFTQKREQVSEKVTTGRIAVFASSSPTEFGAAGDALLKAADPKAGYIMVWPIHKEGLDRNKIFPGDYNQLGWNVNVITQAAKDPEAVFAFLDWMTGPEGQRVTMWGPEGLYWDGTDDEDSPIFTDKYTSDVEGLSKLMNSTVDFQWTGNTVYVDKSKSKFEQTLPEDKRSWETRWQLEITWKTQFNTTEFVNLDPPGDSEEGIIAQSVKDVFDKAKSKAILSAKNDEEVLAILDQAEVDAQKNGYAKLLKYKTERWQENLKNLNK; encoded by the coding sequence ATGGTAAAACTGAGGAGATCCATGTTTATGCTTCTGACCACTGCACTGATGGTCATGCCGATGCTGGCCGCCTGTAGCAGCAACAACACGAACTCAACCAACAAGCCTTCAGGAGAAACGTCTACCGGGAACAACAAGGAAGGGGGATTTGCCCTTGGCGATAAGCCACTGGAGTTCTCATTCTATGGGCATTATGATTGGTACTCCATGCCAGCCTGGGGAGAAGATCCGGCTACGAAATGGATAAAGGATACTAAGAAAGTCAATGTCGTTCCCATCAACTCCGGGGGGAATGCCAAGCAGAAGCTCAACACCATGATTGCCTCAGGCGATTTGCCGGATGTGATGTGGATGGAACGAGGCTCCGATATTGAGAAGCTGCGTGCGAACGGCTTGCTGGTGCCCTTGGATGATTATCTGGACAAATACCCTAACTTGAAAAAATGGGCCGGAGAATCGACGCTCAATATGCTGCGCTCCTCGGATGGCAAGCTGTATCAATTCCCGAACTGGTATACCTCGCAGCCTAACGGCAATGCCGGATATATGGTCAACAAGAAAATCTATGAGGAGTTGGGCTCGCCTTCATTAGAGACTACCGAGGATCTATATCAATATTTGAAGCAAGTGAAGGAAAAGTATCCGAACGTCATCCCGCTGGAAGTCGGGCAGGCGGATGGAATTGAGATTTTAACCTCGGCGTTCGCGGAGAACCGTCCTTATCGCTTTAATTCGATTATGGCCGTACCTCAAGGCAATGAGCTGACGTCCATCTTTAAAGATCCGGTATACCGTGAATCCATGCAATATTCGAGTAAATTAATGCGTGAAAGGCTGATGACGCAAGATGCGTTCACACAAAAGCGGGAGCAGGTATCGGAGAAGGTGACCACTGGACGGATTGCCGTATTCGCGTCATCAAGTCCAACAGAATTCGGTGCTGCTGGGGATGCTCTGCTGAAGGCGGCAGATCCGAAGGCAGGGTATATTATGGTCTGGCCTATACATAAAGAGGGTCTGGATCGTAACAAAATCTTCCCGGGCGATTACAATCAGCTGGGCTGGAACGTAAATGTCATTACACAAGCTGCAAAAGATCCCGAGGCGGTCTTTGCCTTCCTGGATTGGATGACAGGACCGGAAGGACAGCGGGTAACGATGTGGGGGCCGGAAGGTTTATATTGGGACGGAACGGATGATGAGGACTCTCCGATTTTCACAGATAAATATACAAGTGATGTTGAAGGCCTAAGCAAATTGATGAACTCTACCGTGGACTTCCAATGGACAGGAAACACAGTCTATGTGGATAAGTCGAAGAGCAAATTTGAACAGACGCTGCCGGAGGACAAACGTAGCTGGGAGACACGCTGGCAGCTCGAAATCACCTGGAAGACGCAGTTTAATACGACGGAATTCGTTAATCTGGACCCGCCAGGCGACAGTGAAGAGGGAATCATTGCTCAGAGTGTGAAGGATGTGTTCGACAAGGCCAAATCCAAAGCCATCCTGAGTGCCAAAAATGATGAAGAAGTGCTGGCAATTCTCGATCAGGCTGAAGTGGATGCCCAGAAGAATGGATATGCCAAGCTGCTGAAGTATAAGACGGAAAGATGGCAGGAAAACCTGAAGAATTTGAACAAATAA
- a CDS encoding N-acetylglucosamine kinase, with translation MNYYLGIDAGGSKTIAVITDESGTIVSRGMSGCGNHQVNVELARTSITASVDQALQGARLSRSDIAFASFGLAGADREADYVVLRPMIKGLGFTNYEIVCDTVIGLRAGTRQPYGVVLICGTGTNCLGISPEGQELQCGGFGYAFGDFGGGSELAVEVFRSVIRSWEGREERTLLTEAVLGTLGYDSVESLFHDYLDHGRHIPVDLTKLLFPAADQGDRVALRILQQQGLELGLSARAVIEKLGMEEATLDVVLVGSVLTRNGGKYMAPAITGQLTEGCTIRVLMMEPVGGAILRAMEKSGLTLADKVYEALEQQLSIEGVNTAWVKA, from the coding sequence TTGAACTATTATCTGGGGATAGATGCAGGTGGAAGCAAGACTATTGCTGTAATTACAGATGAGTCAGGAACGATTGTAAGCAGAGGAATGAGTGGATGCGGTAATCATCAAGTCAATGTGGAGCTGGCCCGGACCAGCATTACCGCATCGGTCGATCAGGCGCTGCAAGGCGCGCGGCTAAGCCGCAGCGATATTGCGTTCGCGTCATTTGGACTGGCCGGAGCGGACCGGGAGGCAGATTATGTTGTTTTGCGCCCGATGATTAAAGGGCTGGGTTTCACCAATTATGAGATTGTCTGCGATACCGTTATCGGCCTGAGGGCGGGTACAAGACAGCCGTATGGTGTGGTGTTGATCTGCGGAACGGGAACCAACTGCCTCGGAATTAGTCCTGAGGGACAAGAACTGCAGTGCGGTGGCTTTGGTTATGCATTCGGAGATTTTGGCGGCGGAAGCGAGCTGGCTGTCGAGGTATTCCGTTCAGTGATCCGCTCCTGGGAAGGCAGAGAGGAACGGACACTGCTGACGGAAGCGGTGCTGGGTACGTTGGGATATGACTCTGTAGAAAGCCTCTTTCATGATTATCTCGATCATGGCAGACATATTCCTGTGGATCTGACCAAGCTTCTCTTTCCAGCGGCGGATCAAGGTGACCGCGTGGCGCTTCGGATCCTTCAGCAGCAAGGGCTTGAGCTGGGTCTTTCGGCGAGAGCCGTCATTGAGAAGCTTGGAATGGAGGAAGCTACACTTGATGTAGTATTGGTCGGCAGTGTCCTGACCCGCAACGGCGGGAAATACATGGCACCGGCCATCACGGGGCAGCTGACAGAAGGCTGCACGATACGTGTATTAATGATGGAGCCTGTGGGCGGTGCGATCCTGCGCGCGATGGAGAAATCGGGATTGACCTTAGCGGATAAAGTATATGAAGCGCTTGAACAGCAGCTTTCCATAGAAGGAGTGAATACAGCATGGGTAAAAGCTTAA
- a CDS encoding LacI family DNA-binding transcriptional regulator: protein MKVNIFDVARKSGLSVVTVSRVLNNVSSVREKNRQKVLEAIKELNYSPNSAARTLVRGKTGVIGLTLTALNDTVFDSVVKSVFESLKLSGYFLALSIDSEPVNGFSEASNFLFQEDRVDGIIVLSSLEEEAYIAELERKRIPFVMIDSHGEHSNVTTINVDNYLGGYEATKHLIALGHTRIAHITGQSVFLSARQRKEGFMDAMNEAGLSPFMIIEGGFGTNCGYGLMQDMIARGNIPSAIFAADDVIALGVIRALKEAGYNVPDDVSVIGYDDQSFAQEVHPALTTIRQPADLMGQHAVKILLDMINGSEVSHTRVQLKPELVYRRSTSKYKGDISQG, encoded by the coding sequence ATGAAAGTTAATATATTCGATGTAGCCAGAAAGTCCGGATTGTCTGTCGTGACAGTCTCCCGTGTGCTTAACAATGTCTCATCGGTGCGGGAGAAAAACAGACAAAAGGTGCTCGAAGCCATTAAAGAATTGAACTATAGCCCGAACTCAGCAGCGCGAACCCTGGTCAGGGGGAAGACGGGGGTGATCGGATTAACGCTGACGGCCCTGAACGATACGGTGTTCGACAGTGTCGTGAAATCGGTCTTTGAAAGTCTCAAGCTAAGCGGCTACTTTCTGGCGCTGTCCATTGATTCCGAGCCTGTGAATGGCTTCTCAGAAGCAAGTAATTTCTTGTTCCAGGAAGATCGTGTAGACGGAATCATCGTACTTTCTTCATTAGAAGAAGAGGCTTATATCGCTGAGCTGGAGCGCAAGCGAATCCCCTTTGTGATGATTGACAGTCATGGGGAGCACAGCAATGTTACGACGATCAACGTTGACAACTATCTGGGAGGGTATGAAGCGACCAAACATCTGATTGCGCTTGGACATACGCGTATTGCTCATATCACCGGACAAAGCGTGTTCCTCAGCGCCCGTCAGCGGAAAGAGGGCTTCATGGATGCAATGAACGAAGCCGGACTGTCTCCCTTCATGATTATCGAAGGGGGGTTCGGCACCAATTGTGGCTATGGCCTCATGCAGGACATGATTGCCCGCGGCAACATCCCGTCTGCCATTTTCGCCGCCGATGATGTCATTGCACTTGGCGTCATCCGGGCATTGAAGGAAGCGGGCTACAACGTGCCGGATGATGTATCGGTCATCGGGTATGACGACCAGTCTTTTGCCCAGGAAGTTCATCCTGCACTCACGACCATCCGTCAACCGGCGGATCTGATGGGACAGCATGCAGTGAAGATCCTGCTAGACATGATCAATGGCAGCGAGGTCAGCCATACCAGAGTGCAGCTAAAGCCTGAACTGGTTTACAGGAGATCTACATCAAAATATAAAGGCGACATTAGTCAGGGGTGA
- a CDS encoding serine hydrolase domain-containing protein: MMFTMMKKRLVAGLAVLAVLGAGLGETLMFSGKLASAETAQAKPEVHQIEAPGNLDDTAGLTTFVDGIMEEDMNRLQIPGAVISILKDGKIILAKGYGSSNLEKAAPVDPATSMFRIASTTKLFTWTAVMQLMEQGKIDLDTDINTYLKSVKIPATYPEPITMRHLMTHTAGFEEGGVGYQITTDPAKLPGSISETLDKHMPARVRPPGEISSYSNYGATLAGLIVEEVSGIPYDDYIKKYIFDPLDMKYATVVEPLPEQFKPYEVLGYTSENGSFVPGTPTFEGGFRPAGSGTVSAEDMAHFMIAHLQNGKYGDKEILRADTAKLMHSTAFQFDKRMPGVDLGFAEKRYNGLSVIAHGGADPMFNTELYLVPAKNVGIFVSYNGGQGSESAEGLVRAFFNKYYPAPVTQQPVISASTESLEKYAGSYQFTRRNFSDIDKFFSFFSQINVTVSDNKLSLGSGSEQQLYVPVDTNLFQHEGGAEQIGFRTDDSGKVTHMLLEAIPDMPLERTPLIDKNKFWFVLLGVSSLIFLTALLGLLFSRRKLKTMTNPEKWAIRLSAVTAGWGLISFFTTFAVLMSLDTLERLSSVSTSFYLVLTMPVIFVGMTLALLVSAVLAWKNKYWTAFTRVHYTLVVLSAVALCLFFYHWNLLGWQFG; this comes from the coding sequence ATGATGTTTACAATGATGAAAAAAAGGCTGGTCGCTGGTCTGGCCGTCTTGGCTGTTCTAGGTGCCGGGTTAGGGGAAACCCTGATGTTTTCCGGGAAACTCGCCTCGGCCGAAACGGCTCAAGCCAAGCCAGAGGTGCATCAGATTGAAGCGCCAGGGAATCTTGATGACACTGCGGGTCTCACTACCTTCGTTGATGGAATCATGGAAGAAGATATGAACAGGCTGCAAATTCCGGGAGCGGTCATCTCCATTCTGAAGGACGGCAAGATTATCCTGGCGAAGGGATACGGCAGTTCCAACCTGGAAAAAGCTGCACCGGTTGATCCCGCAACCAGCATGTTCCGGATCGCTTCAACCACTAAGCTGTTCACCTGGACGGCGGTGATGCAATTGATGGAGCAGGGCAAGATTGATCTGGATACCGATATTAATACCTACCTGAAATCAGTGAAGATACCTGCTACCTATCCTGAGCCTATCACAATGCGTCATTTGATGACACATACAGCCGGGTTCGAAGAAGGTGGCGTCGGCTATCAAATCACCACGGACCCTGCCAAGCTGCCGGGGTCGATCTCCGAAACGCTCGACAAGCATATGCCGGCACGGGTAAGACCGCCAGGCGAGATCAGTTCCTATTCCAACTATGGCGCTACACTCGCGGGCCTGATTGTGGAGGAAGTAAGCGGCATTCCTTACGATGATTACATTAAAAAGTACATTTTCGATCCGCTGGATATGAAATATGCGACCGTAGTGGAGCCTTTGCCGGAGCAGTTTAAGCCTTACGAAGTTCTGGGTTACACAAGTGAGAACGGCAGTTTTGTTCCCGGTACACCTACATTCGAAGGAGGTTTTCGTCCCGCCGGCTCAGGTACAGTATCTGCAGAAGACATGGCTCACTTCATGATCGCCCATCTGCAGAACGGGAAGTATGGGGACAAGGAGATTCTGAGAGCGGATACGGCTAAATTAATGCATTCAACGGCATTTCAATTCGACAAACGTATGCCGGGAGTGGATCTTGGATTCGCCGAGAAACGGTATAACGGCCTGAGTGTTATTGCCCATGGCGGTGCGGATCCGATGTTCAACACGGAATTGTATCTTGTGCCTGCTAAGAATGTCGGCATCTTCGTCTCCTACAATGGCGGTCAGGGCAGTGAGTCCGCAGAAGGTCTGGTTCGAGCATTCTTTAACAAATATTATCCTGCTCCTGTAACTCAGCAGCCTGTGATTTCCGCTTCTACGGAATCTCTAGAAAAGTATGCGGGCTCCTATCAATTTACACGCCGCAATTTCAGCGACATTGATAAATTTTTCAGTTTTTTCTCCCAGATTAATGTGACCGTCTCAGACAATAAACTGTCCTTGGGAAGTGGCAGTGAGCAACAATTATATGTACCTGTGGACACTAATCTGTTCCAGCATGAGGGAGGCGCGGAACAAATCGGATTTCGCACCGACGACTCCGGGAAAGTCACACATATGCTCTTGGAAGCTATTCCGGATATGCCGCTGGAACGCACACCGCTCATAGATAAGAACAAGTTCTGGTTTGTCCTGCTCGGCGTCTCGAGCCTGATTTTCCTCACTGCTCTGCTGGGACTACTGTTCTCCAGACGGAAGCTCAAGACGATGACGAATCCTGAAAAATGGGCGATTCGACTCTCCGCAGTGACGGCAGGTTGGGGACTAATAAGCTTTTTTACAACATTTGCAGTGCTTATGTCGTTGGACACGCTGGAGAGACTCAGCAGCGTCAGTACCTCATTTTATCTCGTTTTAACCATGCCTGTAATATTCGTTGGAATGACTCTGGCTTTGCTTGTCTCGGCTGTGCTGGCTTGGAAGAACAAGTACTGGACGGCTTTCACGCGCGTGCATTACACTCTTGTCGTACTTTCGGCTGTGGCCCTGTGCCTGTTCTTCTACCATTGGAATCTGCTGGGCTGGCAGTTCGGCTAA
- a CDS encoding HAMP domain-containing sensor histidine kinase: MIKTLYVRVILTFLGIIIFSLICSFLIGLYVFQKQISYEGQNEMIAVGKEIIHRYDDAKPKDTDEFLNSMVKVSAHPIHLYNPSGEYTFYGLKDNPAVIITPEAVKQVLHGKFYRSSSDDKDIFIGMPFLLKGEWHAMFLQYSAENENIVNRMMLFVLLLVLLLGSICILIAARYLVEPIKALTNATKRLAKGDFEVELKVNRVDEIGDLTQSYVEMAGELKQLEQMRQDFVSNVSHEIQTPLTSISGFAKALRSDDLVVEEERSEYLDIIIAESERLSRLSDNLLKLASLDSEHHPFEAGSFNLDEQIRTVVVTCEPQWSAKGIVIDLELPVAVKIQGDEDQLKQVWMNLLSNSIKFTPQGGNIRIGIDVGATEISVTISDNGIGISPEEFSAVFQRFYKVDKSRNGNNSGNGLGLAIVKKIVSLHQGSIEVDGAVGGGTTFIVRLPFSPSAAASRKGHKPSDDDLVEGN, translated from the coding sequence ATGATCAAGACCTTGTATGTGCGTGTCATTCTCACGTTTCTCGGCATCATTATTTTTAGCCTAATATGCTCTTTTCTCATTGGTCTATATGTCTTTCAGAAGCAAATAAGCTATGAGGGTCAGAACGAAATGATCGCTGTGGGCAAGGAAATCATTCATCGTTATGATGACGCCAAACCTAAGGATACGGATGAGTTCCTGAACAGCATGGTTAAGGTATCCGCACACCCGATCCACTTGTACAATCCTTCCGGAGAATATACCTTCTATGGGCTTAAAGATAATCCGGCTGTCATTATCACCCCCGAAGCTGTCAAACAAGTGCTGCATGGAAAGTTCTATCGTTCCAGCTCCGATGATAAGGATATATTCATCGGAATGCCGTTTCTGCTAAAAGGGGAGTGGCATGCGATGTTCCTGCAGTATTCCGCCGAGAACGAAAATATCGTTAACCGGATGATGCTCTTCGTGCTTCTACTCGTGCTATTGCTCGGCAGTATATGTATTCTCATTGCCGCCAGGTATCTGGTGGAGCCAATCAAAGCACTGACAAATGCGACGAAGAGGCTGGCAAAGGGCGATTTCGAAGTAGAGTTAAAAGTGAACCGCGTGGACGAAATAGGGGATCTGACGCAAAGCTATGTGGAGATGGCCGGGGAGCTCAAGCAGCTGGAGCAGATGAGGCAGGACTTTGTATCCAATGTCTCTCACGAAATTCAGACACCGCTGACATCTATTTCCGGGTTTGCCAAGGCTTTGCGAAGCGATGATCTGGTAGTGGAGGAAGAACGCAGCGAATACCTTGATATCATTATTGCGGAGAGTGAACGTCTGTCCAGACTCAGCGATAATCTGCTGAAGCTTGCTTCCCTGGACTCCGAGCACCATCCTTTCGAAGCAGGCTCCTTTAATCTTGACGAGCAGATTCGAACCGTCGTTGTGACCTGCGAACCGCAGTGGTCGGCCAAAGGCATCGTCATTGATCTTGAGCTGCCGGTAGCTGTCAAGATCCAGGGAGATGAAGATCAGCTTAAGCAAGTCTGGATGAATCTGCTTAGCAACAGCATCAAGTTTACACCGCAGGGCGGGAACATCCGTATCGGGATAGACGTAGGTGCAACAGAAATATCCGTTACCATTAGCGATAACGGGATCGGTATTTCCCCGGAAGAGTTCAGCGCGGTATTCCAAAGGTTCTATAAAGTCGACAAGTCACGGAACGGGAACAATAGCGGCAACGGCCTCGGACTGGCGATTGTGAAGAAAATTGTCTCTCTGCATCAGGGGAGTATCGAGGTGGATGGTGCAGTAGGAGGGGGCACGACGTTTATCGTCAGACTGCCTTTCTCTCCATCTGCTGCGGCCAGCCGGAAGGGCCATAAGCCCTCTGATGATGATCTGGTGGAAGGGAATTAA
- a CDS encoding response regulator transcription factor, producing MATILIADDDANIRKLMSLYLRKEGFEIKEASDGVKALSIVENSRVDLVILDIMMPGLDGWDLCREIRRWDANLGLLMVTAKAESAHKVKGFRLGTDDYLTKPFDPIELVMRVKALLKRSLVISSQTVQVGNVELNRRTFQVTRGDEPVAIPLKEFELLFLLASHPGQIFTREQLIMQIWGLNYEGDGRTVDVHISRLREKFTGNDERFQIETARGLGYRLIPEP from the coding sequence GTGGCTACTATACTTATCGCGGATGATGATGCGAACATCCGAAAGCTGATGTCTTTGTACTTGCGAAAAGAAGGCTTTGAAATCAAAGAGGCCAGCGATGGCGTCAAAGCGCTGTCCATCGTGGAGAACTCGCGGGTGGATCTCGTTATTCTCGATATTATGATGCCAGGATTGGACGGTTGGGATCTGTGCAGAGAAATCAGGCGCTGGGATGCCAACCTCGGCCTCCTGATGGTAACAGCCAAAGCAGAGTCGGCACACAAGGTGAAAGGATTCCGACTGGGAACGGATGATTACCTGACCAAGCCGTTTGACCCCATTGAGCTGGTGATGCGGGTAAAAGCGCTGCTTAAACGCTCGCTGGTCATTTCTTCCCAGACTGTGCAGGTGGGCAATGTTGAGCTCAATCGCCGTACCTTTCAGGTCACCCGTGGAGATGAGCCGGTCGCTATTCCTTTGAAAGAGTTCGAGCTTCTGTTTCTGCTGGCCAGCCACCCCGGACAAATCTTCACCAGGGAGCAGCTGATTATGCAGATCTGGGGTTTGAACTATGAAGGGGATGGCCGGACCGTCGATGTCCATATCAGCCGGCTGAGGGAGAAATTCACCGGCAACGACGAGCGATTTCAAATCGAAACGGCCCGCGGCCTGGGCTACCGGCTGATTCCTGAGCCATGA